In a single window of the Antedon mediterranea chromosome 1, ecAntMedi1.1, whole genome shotgun sequence genome:
- the LOC140046418 gene encoding fibrinogen-like protein 1, with amino-acid sequence MNSRALVIGAMLVVLGTTTSKPIGEPENHGCPSKKCFSQDCGEILQNDPSAESGDYLIQPSDGRPEFTVYCEMREDGGWTVIQRREDGLVNFYRNWADYKEGFGNVHSEFWLGNEQINRITSDGDFELLVEITDHTNAMKNARYSHFRIGTEWSNYTLRISGYTGSAGDSMAYHKDRPFSTYDRDNDGTSSKNCAENSQAGWWFNNCYHSSLNGPYLTPGTIAAANYDKGILWHHFKGTKYSHKITLMMVKRAPKGEL; translated from the exons ATGAATTCCAGAGCTTTAGTAATTGGCGCCATGTTGGTTGTGCTAGGTACCACTACCAGTAAGCCAATTGGGGAACCTGAAAACCATGGATGCCCTTCAA AAAAATGTTTTAGTCAGGACTGTGGAGAAATTTTGCAAAATGATCCTTCTGCTGAGAGTGGCGACTACTTGATACAGCCAAGTGATGGAAGACCAGAGTTTACTGTTTATTGTGAGATGAGGGAAGATGGTGGATGGACA GTGATACAACGAAGAGAGGATGGTTTGGTAAATTTCTACCGCAATTGGGCCGACTACAAAGAGGGTTTTGGAAATGTGCACTCAGAGTTCTGGCTTGGTAATGAACAGATCAACCGTATAACATCTGATGGTGATTTTGAGCTCTTAGTAGAGATTACTGATCATACAAACGCTATGAAGAATGCAAGATATTCTCACTTTCGCATTGGTACTGAATGGTCTAACTATACTCTCAGAATTAGTGGGTACACAGGAAGTGCAG GTGACTCTATGGCATACCATAAAGACAGACCTTTTTCAACATACGACAGAGACAATGATGGAACGTCTAGTAAGAACTGTGCTGAAAACTCCCAAGCTGGTTGGTGGTTCAATAATTGTTACCACTCATCCCTGAATGGCCCTTACCTTACACCAGGTACAATTGCAGCTGCCAATTATGACAAAGGTATATTGTGGCATCATTTCAAGGGAACTAAATACAGCCATAAGATTACACtgatgatggttaaaagagcacCAAAAGGAGAACTTTAA